From the genome of Pseudomonadota bacterium:
GCATTTAGTGATCTGCATGGGTATGGCCGGCAGCGGCAAGGCCGCCCTGGCCCGCGCCATCGCCGAGCGCTTCGAGCTGATCATGCTGGATGCCAACGATTTCCAGCCCGCGTCCAACCGACTGAAGCTGGCTGGCGGCATGTCGCTCACGGAGGCGGACCGTAAGCCGTGGCTGGATGCCGTCTGTCGCCGCCTTGATCACCTCGCCATCGCCAGACGCAGCTGCGTCTTAGCGCATAGCGCCCTGCATCGCGAAGACCGCGATAGGCTCCGATCGCAGCGCTTTCGCGTGTCTTTCGTGAATTTGCTCGCGAGCAGAGCCGTACTCAACGACCGCCTGACCGGGCGCAAAGCGCATTACTTTCCGCGCAAGCTGCTGAACACGCAGTTCGATGCACTGCAATCGCCGCTGGTGGAAGCGGACGTGTTCCCCATGGATGCGACGCTCTCGCCCGAGGCCCTGGCTGAACGGGTGACACCGCTCTTCGAGCACTCCGTAGCGGCGATCAACGCCTAGCATCACCGTCTGGATCGACTGACTGAATCGCGACTGCACTTTCTGCGTTCGCGGCGCAGCACTCCGCCCGGCGACTACATCGTCGTTGGCTAGTGAGAACGAGGAAAGAGGCGAACGAGGGCACACCTAGGTGCGAGATGGTGCCGAGGGGCGGATTCGAACCGCCGACCTACTGATTACGAATC
Proteins encoded in this window:
- a CDS encoding gluconokinase, GntK/IdnK-type; translated protein: MSERPHLVICMGMAGSGKAALARAIAERFELIMLDANDFQPASNRLKLAGGMSLTEADRKPWLDAVCRRLDHLAIARRSCVLAHSALHREDRDRLRSQRFRVSFVNLLASRAVLNDRLTGRKAHYFPRKLLNTQFDALQSPLVEADVFPMDATLSPEALAERVTPLFEHSVAAINA